A genome region from Crossiella equi includes the following:
- the malQ gene encoding 4-alpha-glucanotransferase yields MNADLAALAEAHGVSTWYEGSGRVRVDIAPEAVTAVLAQLGVAAGTPEAVRESLAAVRVAAEPAALPGTLVLREGQTRALDRPAELVLEDGTRRDLPDGLPGDLPLGWHSLHLDGSETTVVVAPRALPRPPRAWGWMLQLYALRSEDSWGIGDLADLTEFTTLAGEQGADVVLLNPLHAMTPSHPVEASPYSPSSRRFANPLYLRVEDTEEYRSAHPALRLEVDALRPPAGAGRIDYDAVWTAKAAALELLWRKAEPTAEPVDPALLDFATFCALAEEHGPRWRSWPVELRHPASPAVAAARVALADRVGFHVWLQKLCGQQLAAAQRAARQAGLRVGLVHDLAVGVANEGADSWALQDVLAAGVTVGAPPDAFNQQGQDWALPPWRPDRLVATGYAAYRDMLRAVLRHSDGIRIDHILGLWRLWWVPPGGSPREGAYVRYDADAMLGILALEAQRAGAVVIGEDLGTVLPEVTDSLAEHNVLGSAVLWFQRDPDAEGEPMLPAHRYPERATASVSTHDLPTAAGFLRGEHVRVRAELGLLDDLAAEQQRAARERQELLDLLRTGGFLPADDGQPEEVQVVHAMHAFLAATPSRFVLVSPYDVLREPRQPNLPGTVDVYPNWRIPLPVTVRELMGDPEVRRIIRTVKEGVRGQD; encoded by the coding sequence GTGAACGCCGATCTGGCCGCACTCGCCGAGGCGCACGGGGTGTCCACCTGGTACGAGGGCAGCGGCCGCGTGCGCGTGGACATCGCACCCGAGGCCGTCACCGCCGTGCTCGCACAGCTCGGCGTCGCCGCCGGTACCCCCGAGGCCGTCCGCGAGTCGCTCGCCGCGGTACGGGTCGCCGCCGAGCCGGCGGCCCTGCCCGGCACCCTGGTCCTGCGCGAAGGCCAGACCCGCGCGCTCGACCGCCCCGCCGAGCTCGTCCTGGAGGACGGCACCCGGCGGGACCTGCCCGACGGGCTGCCCGGGGACCTGCCGCTCGGCTGGCATTCGTTGCACCTCGACGGCAGTGAAACCACCGTCGTGGTCGCTCCCCGGGCCCTGCCCCGCCCGCCACGCGCCTGGGGCTGGATGCTCCAGCTGTACGCGCTGCGCTCGGAGGACTCCTGGGGCATCGGCGACCTCGCCGACCTCACCGAGTTCACCACCCTCGCCGGGGAGCAGGGCGCCGACGTGGTGCTGCTCAACCCGTTGCACGCCATGACCCCGAGCCACCCGGTCGAGGCCTCGCCGTACTCCCCGTCCAGCCGCCGCTTCGCCAACCCGCTCTACCTGCGCGTCGAGGACACCGAGGAGTACCGGAGCGCCCATCCCGCGCTGCGCCTGGAGGTCGACGCGCTGCGCCCGCCCGCCGGGGCCGGGCGCATCGACTACGACGCGGTCTGGACGGCCAAGGCCGCCGCGCTGGAACTGTTGTGGCGCAAGGCCGAACCCACCGCCGAACCGGTCGACCCCGCCCTGCTCGACTTCGCCACCTTCTGCGCGCTCGCCGAGGAGCACGGCCCCCGCTGGCGGAGCTGGCCGGTCGAGCTGCGCCACCCGGCCTCCCCGGCGGTCGCCGCCGCGCGCGTGGCCCTGGCCGACCGCGTCGGCTTCCACGTGTGGTTGCAGAAGCTGTGCGGCCAACAGCTGGCCGCCGCCCAGCGCGCCGCGCGCCAGGCCGGGCTCCGGGTGGGTCTGGTGCACGACCTCGCGGTCGGCGTGGCAAACGAGGGCGCGGACTCCTGGGCGTTGCAGGACGTGCTCGCCGCGGGCGTCACCGTCGGCGCCCCGCCGGACGCGTTCAACCAGCAGGGCCAGGACTGGGCGCTGCCGCCGTGGCGGCCCGACCGCCTGGTCGCCACCGGCTACGCCGCCTACCGCGACATGCTGCGCGCCGTGCTGCGGCACTCCGACGGCATCCGCATCGACCACATCCTCGGCCTGTGGCGCCTGTGGTGGGTGCCGCCGGGCGGTTCGCCGCGCGAGGGCGCCTACGTCCGCTACGACGCCGACGCGATGCTCGGCATCCTCGCCCTGGAAGCCCAGCGCGCGGGCGCGGTGGTGATCGGCGAGGACCTCGGCACGGTCCTGCCCGAGGTCACCGACTCCCTCGCCGAGCACAACGTCCTCGGCTCGGCCGTGCTCTGGTTCCAGCGCGACCCGGACGCCGAGGGCGAGCCGATGCTGCCCGCGCACCGCTACCCCGAGCGCGCCACCGCGAGCGTGTCCACGCACGACCTGCCCACCGCGGCCGGGTTCCTGCGCGGCGAGCACGTGCGGGTGCGCGCCGAGCTCGGCCTGCTCGACGACCTCGCCGCCGAACAACAGCGGGCCGCCCGGGAACGCCAGGAACTGCTGGACCTGCTGCGCACCGGAGGTTTCCTGCCCGCCGACGACGGGCAACCCGAGGAGGTTCAGGTCGTGCACGCCATGCACGCCTTCCTCGCGGCGACACCGAGCCGGTTCGTCCTCGTCTCGCCGTACGACGTGTTGCGCGAGCCACGTCAGCCCAACCTGCCGGGCACCGTGGACGTCTACCCCAACTGGAGGATTCCCCTGCCCGTGACCGTTCGGGAACTCATGGGTGACCCCGAGGTGCGCAGAATCATCAGGACAGTGAAGGAGGGCGTGCGTGGCCAAGACTGA
- a CDS encoding CAP domain-containing protein, with the protein MRRTQLIALPLVAAALLVPGVASAAPQVHAAPSAQAVQGAAEDILALTNAERAKAGCPALTLNAALGKAAGGHSADMAQRNFFDHVNPDGAGPVQRATAAGYRYRMLGENIYAGRRDARSAMTAWMNSAGHRRNILNCGYRELGVGYADRAGSRYRYYWTQVFGTPAN; encoded by the coding sequence ATGCGTCGTACGCAGCTCATCGCCCTGCCGCTCGTGGCCGCCGCGCTGCTCGTGCCAGGAGTCGCCTCGGCGGCACCGCAGGTCCACGCCGCGCCGTCCGCGCAGGCCGTCCAGGGTGCGGCCGAGGACATCCTCGCCCTGACCAACGCCGAGCGTGCCAAGGCCGGGTGTCCCGCCCTCACGCTCAACGCCGCGCTGGGCAAGGCCGCGGGCGGGCACTCCGCCGACATGGCCCAGCGCAATTTCTTCGACCACGTGAACCCGGACGGTGCCGGACCCGTCCAGCGCGCCACCGCCGCCGGGTACCGCTACCGCATGCTCGGTGAGAACATCTACGCCGGCCGCCGTGACGCCCGGTCCGCCATGACCGCCTGGATGAACAGCGCTGGCCACCGCCGCAACATCCTCAACTGCGGCTACCGCGAGCTGGGTGTCGGCTACGCCGACCGGGCGGGCAGCCGCTACCGGTACTACTGGACCCAGGTGTTCGGAACTCCAGCCAACTAG
- a CDS encoding PadR family transcriptional regulator, producing MSLRHALLGMLAMQPASGYDLAKQFEKSIGRYAWSARHNQIYTELNKLAEDGLVIAGEEGARGRRDYSLTPAGRAELEGFLAEGPLGALNTVRNKGLLRVFLITALAPEDAIRLLKREAEHNGRLAEQVAGEIHEIEELSGPGGAAFGRIAAELGRRYHGAVRDWAEWAVRELEETQRHE from the coding sequence ATGTCTCTGCGTCATGCCCTGCTCGGCATGCTCGCCATGCAGCCCGCGAGTGGGTATGACCTGGCCAAACAGTTCGAGAAGAGCATTGGGCGGTATGCCTGGAGTGCTCGGCACAACCAGATCTACACCGAGCTCAACAAGCTCGCCGAGGACGGCTTGGTGATCGCCGGGGAGGAGGGGGCGCGCGGGCGGCGCGACTACTCGCTCACCCCGGCCGGGCGGGCCGAGCTTGAGGGGTTCCTGGCCGAGGGACCGCTCGGGGCGCTCAACACCGTGCGCAACAAGGGGCTGTTGCGGGTCTTCCTGATCACCGCTCTCGCGCCTGAGGACGCCATCCGGTTGTTGAAGCGCGAGGCCGAGCACAACGGGCGGCTGGCCGAGCAGGTCGCCGGGGAGATCCACGAGATCGAGGAGCTCAGCGGGCCCGGTGGGGCCGCGTTCGGGCGGATCGCCGCCGAGCTCGGGCGCCGGTACCACGGGGCCGTGCGGGACTGGGCGGAATGGGCGGTCCGTGAGCTGGAGGAGACCCAGCGTCACGAATGA
- a CDS encoding carotenoid oxygenase family protein, translating into MTATAARPTYLTGAMAPVAEEVTAFDLVVEGALPPSLDGRYFRNGPNPMPGSDPGHWFGGDGMVHGVRLEAGRATWYRNRWVKTPRALGEDRPYIDALGRVDLAATSANTHVIPHAGKVFALVEGGFPYELTPELETVGPCDFGGRLTTAMTAHPKEDPGTRELHFFGYSATAPFLTYHVLSAGGELVRSEPIQVTGPTMIHDFAITERYVIWLDLPMSVDFSLAGKRALPFAWNDDYPARIGVMPKGGGSAQVRWIDVDPCYVFHVANACDNPDGTINLDAVRYSPGAMVRMWHGLGGHADLSTAQAQTPSGLHRWVLDPVRGTARERVLGEESVEFPTINESLTGLAHRYVYSVVDSLVADTGGVLKYDLASGAVQRHQLEQTWRPGEAVFVPAPDATGEDEGWLLSVTSSEHGEASRLLVLDATDLAAGPVAQVHLPTRVPLGFHGSWISDEELGLA; encoded by the coding sequence ATGACTGCCACTGCTGCTCGTCCCACCTACCTCACCGGGGCCATGGCGCCTGTCGCCGAGGAGGTCACCGCGTTCGACCTGGTTGTGGAGGGGGCTCTGCCGCCTTCGCTCGACGGGCGGTACTTCCGGAACGGGCCCAATCCGATGCCGGGGAGCGATCCTGGGCACTGGTTCGGCGGGGACGGGATGGTGCACGGGGTTCGGCTCGAGGCCGGGCGCGCCACCTGGTACCGGAACCGGTGGGTGAAGACGCCCCGGGCACTCGGGGAGGATCGGCCCTACATCGACGCGCTCGGGCGGGTCGACCTCGCCGCCACGTCGGCCAACACCCATGTCATCCCGCACGCCGGGAAGGTGTTCGCGCTCGTCGAGGGCGGGTTCCCGTATGAGCTCACGCCCGAGCTGGAGACCGTCGGGCCCTGTGACTTCGGGGGGCGGCTCACCACCGCCATGACCGCGCACCCCAAGGAGGACCCCGGCACCCGCGAGCTGCACTTCTTCGGGTACTCCGCCACCGCGCCGTTCCTCACCTACCACGTGCTCAGTGCCGGGGGTGAGCTCGTGCGGTCCGAGCCCATCCAGGTCACCGGGCCCACGATGATCCACGACTTCGCCATCACCGAGCGGTACGTGATCTGGCTCGACCTGCCCATGAGCGTGGACTTCAGCCTGGCCGGGAAGCGGGCGCTGCCCTTCGCCTGGAACGACGACTACCCCGCCCGCATCGGGGTCATGCCCAAGGGTGGGGGCAGTGCGCAGGTGAGGTGGATCGACGTCGACCCGTGTTACGTCTTCCACGTCGCCAACGCCTGCGACAACCCCGACGGCACCATCAACCTCGACGCCGTCCGGTACTCCCCCGGCGCCATGGTGCGGATGTGGCACGGGCTCGGCGGGCACGCCGACCTCAGCACCGCGCAGGCGCAGACGCCGAGCGGGCTGCACCGGTGGGTGCTGGACCCGGTGCGCGGGACCGCGCGGGAGCGGGTGCTCGGGGAGGAGTCGGTCGAGTTCCCCACCATCAACGAGAGCCTCACCGGGCTCGCGCACCGCTACGTCTACTCCGTCGTCGACTCCCTGGTCGCCGACACCGGCGGAGTGCTCAAGTACGACCTGGCCTCCGGGGCCGTGCAGCGCCACCAGCTGGAGCAGACCTGGCGGCCCGGGGAGGCGGTGTTCGTGCCCGCCCCCGACGCCACGGGCGAGGACGAGGGCTGGCTGCTGTCGGTGACCTCCAGCGAGCACGGGGAGGCCTCGCGGCTGCTCGTGCTCGACGCCACCGACCTGGCGGCCGGGCCGGTGGCCCAGGTGCACCTGCCCACACGCGTGCCGCTGGGCTTCCACGGCTCGTGGATCAGTGACGAGGAACTGGGCCTGGCGTGA
- a CDS encoding ABC transporter ATP-binding protein, with the protein MTDRRPPTLAVFDLHRAYGTGPRGVRALRGVTLTVDPGRLVAVMGPSGSGKSTLLNLAGGLDSPTSGRVEVNGRDLAGLRHGELAALRRNTIGYVFQEYNLVPALTAVENVALPRELDGVPARRAKAQAMETLTQLGIAEIAEEFPERLSGGQQQRVAIARAVVGPRQLILADEPTGALDSDSGEAVLRLLRARCDAGAAGVLVTHEARHAAWADQVIFLQDGHLVDETGYTLDPESLLS; encoded by the coding sequence ATGACCGACCGGAGGCCGCCCACGCTGGCAGTTTTCGACCTGCACCGCGCCTACGGCACCGGTCCGCGCGGGGTGCGCGCGCTGCGCGGAGTCACCTTGACGGTGGATCCGGGCAGACTGGTCGCGGTCATGGGGCCCAGCGGCTCGGGCAAGTCCACGCTGCTCAACCTCGCGGGCGGTCTGGACAGCCCGACCTCCGGGCGGGTCGAGGTCAACGGGCGCGACCTGGCCGGGCTGCGGCACGGGGAGCTGGCCGCGTTGCGGCGCAACACCATCGGCTACGTCTTCCAGGAGTACAACCTGGTGCCCGCGCTGACCGCGGTGGAGAACGTGGCGCTGCCGCGCGAGCTGGACGGGGTGCCCGCGCGGCGGGCCAAGGCGCAGGCCATGGAGACGCTCACCCAGCTCGGCATCGCCGAGATCGCCGAGGAGTTCCCGGAACGGCTCTCCGGCGGGCAGCAGCAGCGGGTGGCCATCGCGCGGGCGGTGGTCGGGCCCCGGCAGCTGATCCTGGCCGACGAGCCGACCGGGGCCCTGGACTCCGACAGCGGCGAGGCGGTGCTGCGGCTGCTGCGGGCGCGCTGCGACGCGGGTGCGGCCGGGGTGCTGGTGACGCACGAGGCCCGCCATGCGGCGTGGGCCGATCAGGTGATCTTCCTTCAGGACGGCCACCTGGTGGACGAAACGGGATACACGTTGGACCCGGAGTCCCTGCTCAGCTGA
- a CDS encoding Ppx/GppA phosphatase family protein, producing MPQARVAAIECGVDSIQLLVADLPGADGQVLTEVARRFEPLCPRERLPRARAVLSDYAEVITALEVQKVRMCGIGADSSLVQIALDTLGITPESLDAAECARLSFAGAVGDLPGAGQVTHLVTDIGPHATQLALGASTVERSASVDLGCAAIAERYFHHDPPTEDEIEQARQDMTFVVDHALAAVPGWRTARLVGVSESVACVAAFVLGDRPGPEQPLHHAVITEEELSVAAAELLTMPADTRRALVTPYPHLADVLPACALAVQLFMQRAGQQRLVVSRHDILHGLARHTG from the coding sequence GTGCCACAGGCCAGAGTGGCGGCGATCGAGTGCGGAGTGGACTCGATCCAGCTGCTGGTCGCCGATCTGCCGGGAGCGGACGGTCAGGTCCTGACCGAGGTGGCACGCCGCTTCGAACCGCTCTGCCCGCGGGAACGCCTGCCCAGGGCCCGTGCCGTGCTCAGCGACTACGCCGAGGTCATCACCGCGCTGGAGGTCCAGAAGGTCCGCATGTGCGGGATCGGCGCGGACTCCTCGCTGGTCCAGATCGCGCTGGACACCCTGGGCATCACCCCGGAGTCGCTGGACGCCGCCGAGTGCGCGCGGCTGTCCTTCGCCGGCGCGGTGGGCGATCTGCCGGGCGCGGGCCAGGTGACGCACCTGGTGACCGACATCGGCCCGCACGCGACGCAGCTGGCACTGGGAGCGTCCACGGTGGAGCGCAGCGCCTCGGTGGACCTGGGCTGCGCGGCGATCGCGGAACGCTACTTCCACCACGACCCGCCGACCGAGGACGAGATCGAGCAGGCCCGCCAGGACATGACGTTCGTGGTGGACCACGCGCTGGCCGCGGTACCGGGCTGGCGGACGGCGCGCCTGGTCGGGGTGTCGGAGTCGGTGGCCTGCGTGGCCGCGTTCGTGCTGGGTGACCGGCCGGGCCCGGAGCAGCCGCTGCACCACGCGGTGATCACCGAGGAGGAGCTGAGCGTGGCCGCGGCGGAGCTGCTGACCATGCCCGCGGACACCCGGCGCGCGCTGGTGACGCCCTACCCGCACCTGGCCGACGTGCTGCCCGCGTGCGCGCTGGCGGTGCAGCTGTTCATGCAGCGTGCTGGTCAACAGCGGCTCGTGGTGAGCCGGCACGACATCCTGCACGGGCTGGCCAGACACACAGGATGA
- a CDS encoding DUF998 domain-containing protein, giving the protein MIIAGALLWILAAVLCVGGQLAATLAWETPYSWGDEQLSHLGNTTCGLFLAPAGPPHFVCSPLHSVVNTTTVLAGACLIGGALLLRKVWPLSWAGGTAYLLMVFAGVLQVVSGLVPEDVNLTAHLLAAPYLPISGLAAFLVSVAVRPKAPAVAVFGYLSAAVTVLASMLFTSGLYSASSLHFGLGAGGMQRLSVYAFNLWLVVIGIILCVWPARAGCRAGSPRAAVDQHAA; this is encoded by the coding sequence ATGATCATCGCGGGTGCCCTGCTGTGGATCCTCGCCGCCGTGCTGTGCGTCGGCGGGCAGCTGGCCGCCACCCTCGCCTGGGAGACCCCGTACTCCTGGGGCGATGAGCAGCTCAGCCACCTCGGCAACACCACCTGCGGCCTGTTCCTGGCCCCGGCCGGTCCGCCGCACTTCGTCTGCTCGCCCCTGCACTCGGTGGTCAACACCACCACCGTGCTCGCCGGGGCCTGCCTCATCGGCGGCGCCCTGCTGCTGCGCAAGGTGTGGCCGCTGAGCTGGGCGGGCGGCACCGCCTACCTGCTCATGGTCTTCGCCGGGGTGCTGCAGGTCGTCAGCGGCCTGGTGCCCGAGGACGTCAACCTCACCGCGCACCTGCTCGCCGCGCCCTACCTGCCCATCTCCGGCCTGGCCGCGTTCCTGGTCAGCGTCGCGGTCCGGCCCAAGGCCCCCGCGGTCGCGGTGTTCGGCTACCTGTCCGCCGCGGTCACCGTGCTGGCCTCGATGCTGTTCACCTCGGGCCTGTACTCCGCGTCCTCGCTGCACTTCGGGCTCGGCGCGGGCGGCATGCAGCGCCTGTCGGTCTACGCGTTCAACCTGTGGCTGGTGGTCATCGGGATCATCCTGTGTGTCTGGCCAGCCCGTGCAGGATGTCGTGCCGGCTCACCACGAGCCGCTGTTGACCAGCACGCTGCATGA
- a CDS encoding glycosyl hydrolase family 95 catalytic domain-containing protein, translated as MDQGSAGLSRRGFLGAAVAGPLVLGGRAEAGPAAEGAGVDNRMRTDRAWATFLADQDLRWARLPRTWYEGPFLGNGFLATSVYREPGANALRLTVDHSQVQDHRPRFGNEWGVARLPVGKLLLTPVGTITAVDWRLDLWQAELRGSVTTDRGRLDLHLTVHSVRSVLRLEVRRGPGERDARVSFHAAEALSPRTVREDPPKDFPRNPPPVTEPGGDLTLVTQAMVAGGQTATAYRETRTGDTTRLLLTVAHSHPDTTAAQFARTALRRAQRTPDAELLREHRAWWHDCYRRSFLSIPDGLLQSFYWIQLYKLASASRATGPVMATTGPWLEPTPWPSVWWNLNAQLQYWPVHGSGHPELDPIPRTLATHKQTLVTGLRPEYRHDSMGLRRSTDAQFEDAGLLGVPGTTSPDPEVGDLPWLLHNVWLTYRHSMDERVLREVLYPVLRRAVNYYLHFLTPGADGRLHLPPTFSPEYGSAPDCNYDLALLRWSCQTLLETVRLLRVHDELAPKWQEVLDRLVDYPVDANGFMIGAGVPFAKSHRHYSHLLMVYPLYLVTAEQPEHRELVDRSLRHWIGFEGALRGYSFTGAASISAQFGRGEDALGYLRELVARFLQPNTMYYEAGPVIETPLSGMQSLHDMLCQSWGGLIRVFPAVPAGWADVTLHDFRTEGAFLLTAVRRGGRTEFVRLRSLAGAPCRVRTGIPGRLTVRDGHGRPLRHRVRPDGVLDIELRRGEEAVVHAAGARPDLSVAPVTVTEPAAPWGLPALPPGGDTVRVDLEPHHTNDAITNEFYLGDGDFDGTGRTYPSGQLPQNGALTNDGIPFTFTNGHEGTRNNVLAAGQTIPLPEGAYTRLHVLGASDNGNTDAQATLHYTDGTAATVRLALTDWLTSAAFGESEAVRTNQIHDRTGPRPRRASVFHQVLPVDPARRLRALTLPTTTRPRAHVFALTLEKVR; from the coding sequence ATGGATCAGGGGAGTGCCGGACTGTCCCGGCGGGGGTTCCTCGGCGCCGCGGTGGCCGGACCGCTCGTCCTGGGCGGCCGCGCCGAGGCCGGTCCCGCCGCCGAGGGCGCGGGTGTGGACAACCGCATGCGCACCGACCGGGCCTGGGCCACCTTCCTCGCCGACCAGGACCTGCGCTGGGCCCGGCTGCCGCGCACCTGGTACGAGGGACCGTTCCTGGGCAACGGGTTCCTGGCCACCAGCGTCTACCGCGAACCGGGCGCCAACGCCCTCCGGCTCACCGTGGACCACAGCCAGGTCCAGGACCACCGCCCCCGGTTCGGCAACGAGTGGGGCGTGGCCCGCCTGCCCGTCGGCAAGCTCCTGCTCACCCCGGTGGGCACGATCACCGCGGTGGACTGGCGCCTGGACCTCTGGCAGGCCGAGCTGCGCGGCTCGGTCACCACCGACCGGGGCCGCCTGGACCTGCACCTGACCGTCCACAGTGTCCGGTCGGTGCTGCGCCTGGAAGTCCGCCGCGGCCCGGGTGAACGCGACGCGCGGGTCAGCTTCCACGCGGCCGAGGCGCTGAGCCCGCGCACCGTGCGCGAGGACCCGCCCAAGGACTTCCCCCGCAACCCGCCCCCGGTCACCGAGCCCGGCGGCGACCTCACCCTGGTCACCCAGGCCATGGTCGCGGGCGGCCAGACCGCCACCGCCTACCGGGAGACCCGCACCGGCGACACCACCCGCCTGCTGCTCACCGTCGCGCACAGCCATCCCGACACCACCGCCGCCCAGTTCGCCCGCACCGCGCTCCGCCGCGCCCAGCGCACCCCGGACGCCGAGCTGCTGCGCGAACACCGAGCCTGGTGGCACGACTGCTACCGCCGCAGCTTCCTGTCCATCCCGGACGGTCTGCTGCAGAGCTTCTACTGGATCCAGCTGTACAAGCTCGCCAGCGCCAGCCGCGCCACCGGCCCGGTCATGGCCACCACCGGCCCCTGGCTCGAACCCACGCCGTGGCCCTCGGTGTGGTGGAACCTCAACGCCCAGCTCCAGTACTGGCCGGTGCACGGCTCCGGCCACCCCGAGCTGGACCCGATCCCGCGCACCCTGGCCACCCACAAGCAGACGCTCGTCACGGGCCTGCGCCCGGAGTACCGGCACGACTCGATGGGCCTGCGCCGCAGCACCGACGCCCAGTTCGAGGACGCGGGCTTGCTCGGCGTGCCGGGCACGACCTCACCGGACCCCGAGGTCGGCGACCTGCCGTGGCTGCTGCACAACGTCTGGCTGACCTACCGGCACAGCATGGACGAGCGCGTGCTGCGCGAGGTCCTGTACCCGGTCCTGCGCCGCGCGGTGAACTACTACCTGCACTTCCTCACCCCGGGCGCGGACGGGCGGCTGCACCTGCCGCCCACGTTCTCCCCGGAGTACGGCAGCGCCCCGGACTGCAACTACGACCTGGCGCTGCTGCGCTGGAGCTGCCAGACCCTGCTGGAGACCGTGCGGCTGCTGCGCGTGCACGACGAGCTCGCGCCGAAGTGGCAGGAGGTCCTGGACCGGCTCGTGGACTACCCGGTCGACGCCAACGGGTTCATGATCGGCGCGGGCGTGCCCTTCGCCAAGTCGCACCGGCACTACTCGCACCTGCTCATGGTCTATCCGCTCTACCTGGTCACCGCCGAACAGCCCGAGCACCGCGAGCTCGTCGACCGCTCGCTGCGGCACTGGATCGGCTTCGAGGGCGCGCTGCGCGGCTACAGCTTCACCGGTGCCGCCTCGATCTCCGCCCAGTTCGGCCGCGGCGAGGACGCGTTGGGGTACCTGCGCGAGCTGGTCGCGCGGTTCCTCCAGCCCAACACCATGTACTACGAGGCGGGCCCGGTCATCGAGACCCCGCTGTCGGGCATGCAGTCCCTGCACGACATGCTCTGCCAGAGCTGGGGCGGGCTCATCCGCGTCTTCCCGGCCGTGCCCGCCGGGTGGGCCGACGTCACCCTGCACGACTTCCGCACCGAGGGCGCCTTCCTGCTCACCGCCGTGCGCCGTGGCGGCCGGACCGAGTTCGTGCGGCTGCGCAGCCTCGCGGGCGCGCCCTGCCGCGTGCGCACCGGCATCCCCGGCCGCCTCACCGTGCGCGACGGGCACGGCCGCCCGCTGCGCCACCGCGTCCGCCCGGACGGCGTGCTGGACATCGAGCTGCGCCGCGGCGAGGAGGCCGTCGTGCACGCCGCGGGCGCCCGCCCGGACCTCTCGGTGGCACCGGTGACCGTGACCGAGCCCGCCGCGCCCTGGGGCCTGCCCGCGCTGCCGCCCGGCGGCGACACCGTGCGGGTGGACCTGGAACCGCACCACACCAACGACGCCATCACCAACGAGTTCTACCTCGGGGACGGCGACTTCGACGGCACCGGCCGCACCTACCCCTCCGGCCAGCTGCCGCAGAACGGCGCGCTCACCAACGACGGCATCCCGTTCACCTTCACCAACGGCCACGAGGGCACACGCAACAACGTCCTCGCGGCCGGGCAGACCATCCCCCTGCCCGAAGGCGCCTACACGCGCCTGCACGTGCTGGGCGCCAGCGACAACGGCAACACCGACGCCCAGGCCACGCTGCACTACACCGACGGCACCGCCGCCACGGTCCGCCTCGCCCTCACCGACTGGCTCACCTCGGCGGCCTTCGGGGAGAGCGAGGCCGTGCGCACGAACCAGATCCACGACCGCACCGGGCCGCGGCCCCGGCGGGCCTCGGTGTTCCACCAGGTCCTGCCGGTCGACCCGGCGCGGCGCCTGCGCGCGCTCACCCTGCCGACGACGACCCGGCCGCGTGCGCACGTGTTCGCCCTGACCCTGGAGAAGGTCCGTTAG
- a CDS encoding glycoside hydrolase family 88/105 protein has product MLVRTRSRAFALGVALALGATLTPAATAAPTAPSDWSVAVVDSTMKRYTPAQLGGWSYTRGLYLYGQYLVYKRTGQKKYLDYVRAWVDRFVGANGEISNGFTNLDSMRAATLLLVLHTETGQARYKKAADRLRARFPSYPRTSDGGMFHATGKVGQLWADGVYMAQPFIAGYAKQYGETYGYDEAVRNMAAYFKNLKRDNGLLWHAYDEDGSEPWAGNPGRHSAEHWARAIGWFGMTAIDLLELLPATHPRRGELVDMVRHLARGYRQYQDPATGRWFQVVDKPTTQGNWTETSASAMYTFMISRGVERGYLDSTYLEVSRKGYQGVLAKASVGPDGLTDVRDISEGTNVGNLAYYLGRPRNTNDFHGLGAFLVMNEQLRKTGA; this is encoded by the coding sequence ATGTTGGTCCGCACCCGGTCGCGGGCGTTCGCGCTCGGCGTGGCACTCGCGCTCGGCGCCACCCTGACCCCCGCCGCGACCGCGGCCCCGACCGCCCCCTCGGACTGGTCCGTGGCGGTGGTCGACTCGACGATGAAGCGCTACACCCCGGCCCAGCTCGGCGGCTGGAGCTACACGCGCGGGCTGTACCTGTACGGGCAGTACCTGGTGTACAAGCGCACCGGGCAGAAGAAGTACCTGGACTACGTGCGGGCGTGGGTGGACCGGTTCGTCGGCGCGAACGGGGAGATCTCCAACGGCTTCACCAACCTGGACTCGATGCGGGCGGCGACCCTGCTCCTGGTGCTGCACACCGAGACGGGACAGGCGAGGTACAAGAAGGCGGCGGACAGGCTGCGCGCCCGCTTCCCGTCCTACCCGCGCACCAGTGACGGCGGGATGTTCCACGCGACGGGCAAGGTCGGCCAGCTGTGGGCGGACGGGGTGTACATGGCGCAGCCGTTCATCGCGGGCTACGCCAAGCAGTACGGCGAGACCTACGGCTACGACGAGGCGGTCCGCAACATGGCCGCCTACTTCAAGAACCTCAAGCGCGACAACGGTTTGCTGTGGCACGCCTACGACGAGGACGGCTCGGAGCCGTGGGCGGGCAACCCGGGCAGGCACTCCGCCGAACACTGGGCGCGTGCGATCGGCTGGTTCGGCATGACCGCGATCGACCTGCTGGAGCTGCTGCCCGCCACGCACCCCCGCCGCGGCGAGCTGGTCGACATGGTGCGCCACCTGGCCCGGGGCTACCGCCAGTACCAGGACCCGGCGACCGGCCGCTGGTTCCAGGTCGTGGACAAGCCGACGACCCAGGGCAACTGGACGGAGACCTCGGCCAGCGCCATGTACACCTTCATGATCAGCCGAGGCGTCGAACGCGGTTATCTGGACAGCACGTACCTGGAGGTCTCACGGAAGGGCTACCAGGGCGTGCTGGCGAAGGCCTCGGTCGGACCGGACGGGCTGACCGACGTGCGGGACATCAGCGAGGGCACCAACGTCGGGAACCTGGCGTACTACCTGGGGCGGCCGCGCAACACCAACGACTTCCACGGGCTCGGGGCGTTCCTGGTCATGAACGAACAGCTGCGCAAGACCGGAGCGTGA